Proteins encoded in a region of the Marinococcus sp. PL1-022 genome:
- the citZ gene encoding citrate synthase, whose protein sequence is MSSTRGLEGVVATTSSVSSIVDDVLKYQGYHIDDLTEHASFEEVIYLLWYGELPTKEEYNNFRQSLMDNMSVPDEVFDYMKNYPVDKVRPMAALRTAISQLSLYDSEADDMSEEANQHKAVRLQAQILSLVTGFARIRKGKDPIKPDPALSFSANFLYMLNGEEPDETSIKAFNKAMILHADHELNASTFTARVCVATLSDMYSGVTAAIGALKGPLHGGANERVMQMLMDIGTPENVDSHVQKLLDDKEKIMGFGHRVYKTGDPRAKHLREMSRQLTEVTGESKWYDMSMKVEEKIENEKGLLPNVDFFSASVYHSLGIDHDLFTPIFAVSRTSGWIAHILEQYENNRLIRPRAEYVGPENKTYVSLEER, encoded by the coding sequence ATGAGTTCAACTCGTGGTTTAGAAGGCGTTGTAGCTACTACTTCCAGTGTCAGCTCCATTGTTGATGATGTGTTAAAGTACCAGGGATATCATATTGATGACCTGACAGAACATGCATCGTTTGAAGAAGTTATTTATCTGCTTTGGTACGGGGAACTTCCAACTAAAGAAGAATATAACAACTTCCGTCAGTCGCTCATGGATAATATGAGCGTACCGGACGAGGTCTTTGATTATATGAAAAACTATCCTGTCGATAAAGTACGGCCTATGGCGGCTCTTCGGACTGCAATTTCCCAGTTGAGCCTATACGACAGTGAAGCTGATGACATGAGCGAAGAAGCAAACCAGCATAAAGCTGTGCGTCTGCAGGCACAAATTTTATCTCTCGTCACAGGTTTTGCAAGAATTCGAAAAGGAAAAGATCCGATCAAGCCTGATCCTGCACTAAGCTTTTCTGCAAACTTTTTGTACATGCTAAACGGAGAAGAGCCGGATGAAACGTCCATCAAAGCATTCAATAAAGCAATGATCCTGCACGCCGATCATGAGCTTAATGCCTCTACGTTTACTGCACGTGTCTGTGTAGCCACTCTTTCAGATATGTACTCCGGAGTAACAGCTGCCATCGGAGCACTAAAAGGGCCTCTGCACGGCGGTGCCAACGAGCGCGTGATGCAAATGCTTATGGATATCGGCACCCCGGAAAATGTAGACAGTCATGTGCAGAAGCTTCTTGACGATAAAGAAAAGATTATGGGATTCGGCCACCGGGTATATAAAACCGGAGATCCGCGTGCCAAGCACCTGCGCGAAATGTCCCGCCAGCTGACAGAGGTGACCGGGGAATCAAAATGGTATGACATGTCAATGAAAGTCGAAGAAAAAATTGAAAACGAAAAAGGGCTCCTGCCGAACGTTGACTTCTTCTCAGCGTCTGTATACCACAGTCTCGGCATCGACCACGATTTGTTTACACCAATTTTTGCCGTCAGCCGCACATCCGGATGGATCGCCCATATTCTTGAACAATATGAAAACAATCGTTTAATCCGTCCGCGTGCAGAATACGTCGGTCCGGAAAATAAAACGTACGTTTCTCTTGAAGAACGGTAG
- a CDS encoding DUF441 domain-containing protein — translation MLSQASVFLLILLAVGIFAKNQSLIIAVAALIVIKWTGLGDKIFPFMQAKGIEIAVTILTFAVLVPIATGDIGFRQLGEAVRSYYAWIALASGILVALIAKGGVELLQTDPHITTALVLGTILAVALFNGIAVGPLIGAGIAYIAMRAVEWFSSLGG, via the coding sequence TTGTTATCGCAAGCCTCAGTTTTTTTACTTATACTGCTTGCGGTGGGGATTTTCGCAAAAAACCAGTCATTAATCATAGCTGTCGCTGCTTTAATCGTTATTAAATGGACAGGGCTGGGCGATAAAATATTTCCGTTTATGCAGGCAAAAGGCATTGAAATTGCTGTTACTATTTTGACATTTGCGGTTCTGGTCCCTATTGCTACCGGGGATATTGGCTTTCGCCAGCTGGGCGAAGCAGTGCGTTCTTATTATGCATGGATTGCGCTTGCCTCAGGTATACTGGTAGCACTTATTGCCAAGGGCGGTGTGGAGCTGCTTCAAACAGATCCGCATATTACTACCGCGCTTGTGCTTGGAACCATTTTAGCAGTAGCTCTGTTTAACGGCATAGCCGTCGGGCCTCTTATTGGGGCCGGCATCGCTTATATTGCGATGAGAGCCGTAGAGTGGTTTTCCTCTCTCGGCGGATAG
- a CDS encoding FxsA family protein — protein MAKWFLLLLIIVPAAEVGVLILSGNTIGIWPTIALIIATGLLGAWLAKREGLQVFRTLQLQTQRGEMPGDIVLDGVCILVGGTLLLTPGFITDALGFSLLIPWSRKGMKAVLKKWFKKMVDNGNIRVMGRRW, from the coding sequence ATGGCTAAATGGTTTTTATTACTGCTGATTATTGTACCGGCCGCAGAAGTAGGTGTATTAATATTATCCGGCAACACGATTGGCATATGGCCGACAATTGCACTCATTATTGCAACAGGCCTGCTTGGGGCCTGGCTGGCGAAGCGGGAAGGCCTGCAGGTGTTCCGTACGCTTCAGCTGCAGACACAGCGGGGAGAAATGCCTGGAGATATTGTGCTCGATGGTGTATGTATTCTCGTCGGTGGTACGCTGCTGCTCACCCCGGGCTTTATCACAGACGCTCTCGGTTTCAGCCTGTTAATCCCGTGGTCGAGAAAAGGAATGAAAGCAGTATTGAAGAAATGGTTTAAAAAAATGGTGGATAACGGGAATATAAGAGTGATGGGGCGCAGGTGGTAA